Proteins from a single region of Mus pahari chromosome 2, PAHARI_EIJ_v1.1, whole genome shotgun sequence:
- the Igf2bp3 gene encoding insulin-like growth factor 2 mRNA-binding protein 3 isoform X2 — protein sequence MDSPLGLVLDSLLVQYGVVESCEQVNTDSETAVVNVTYSSKDQARQALDKLNGFQLENFTLKVAYIPDETAAQQNPSPQLRGRRGPGQRGSSRQASPGSVSKQKPCDLPLRLLVPTQFVGAIIGKEGATIRNITKQTQSKIDVHRKENTGAAEKSITILSTPEGTSAACKSILEIMHKEAQDIKFTEEIPLKILAHNNFVGRLIGKEGRNLKKIEQDTDTKITISPLQELTLYNPERTITVKGSVETCAKAEEEIMKKIRESYENDIASMNLQAHLIPGLNLNALGLFPPTSGMPPPTSGPPSTMTPPYPQFEQSETETVHLFIPALSVGAIIGKQGQHIKQLSRFAGASIKIAPAEAPDAKVRMVIITGPPEAQFKAQGRIYGKIKEENFVSPKEEVKLEAHIRVPSFAAGRVIGKGGKTVNELQNLSSAEVVVPRDQTPDENDQVVVKITGHFYACQVAQRKIQEILTQVKQHQQQKALQSGPPQSRRK from the exons AGCCTTAGACAAACTGAATGGATTCCAGTTAGAGAACTTCACCTTGAAGGTTGCCTACATCCCAGATGAAACTGCTGCCCAGCAAAACCCCTCACCACAGCTTCGGGGGCGCCGGGGGCCAGGGCAGCGGGGCTCATCCAGGCAGGCGTCTCCAGGATCGGTGTCCAAGCAGAAACCCTGTGACCTGCCACTGCGCCTGCTGGTTCCCACCCAGTTTGTTGGAGCCATTATAGGAAAAGAAGGTGCCACCATTCGCAATATCACAAAGCAGACCCAGTCTAA AATTGATGTCCATCGTAAGGAGAATACAGGGGCCGCCGAGAAGTCCATTACTATCCTCTCTACCCCTGAAGGCACCTCTGCAGCTTGTAAGTCTATTCTGGAGATTATGCATAAGGAAGCGCAAGATATAAAATT CACAGAGGAGATCCCCTTGAAGATCTTAGCTCACAATAACTTTGTAGGCCGCCTCATtggtaaagaaggaagaaaccttaaaaaaatcgAGCAAGACACGGACACTAAAATCACAATATCTCC ATTGCAGGAACTGACGCTGTACAATCCGGAGCGAACCATTACAGTGAAAGGCAGTGTTGAGACGTGTGCCAAGGCCGAGGAGGAAATAATGAAGAAGATCAGGGAGTCTTATGAAAATGATATTGCTTCCATGAAT CTTCAAGCACATTTAATCCCTGGATTAAATCTGAATGCCTTGGGTCTGTTCCCACCCACATCAGGGATGCCACCTCCCACCTCAGGGCCCCCTTCAACCATGACTCCTCCCTACCCACAATTTGAG CAATCAGAGACGGAGACTGTGCACCTGTTTATTCCCGCCCTGTCTGTTGGTGCCATCATTGGCAAGCAGGGCCAGCACATCAAACAGCTTTCTCGTTTTGCAGGAGCTTCGATTAAG ATCGCTCCAGCCGAAGCACCAGATGCTAAAGTGAGGATGGTGATTATCACTGGACCACCAGAGGCTCAGTTCAAG GCTCAGGGAAGAATTTatggaaaaattaaagaagaaaactttgttAGTCCTAAAGAAGAGGTGAAACTTGAAGCTCACATCAGAGTGCCGTCCTTTGCTGCTGGCAGAGTTATTGGGAAAGGAGGCAAAACG GTGAATGAACTCCAGAATTTATCAAGTGCTGAAGTTGTTGTCCCCCGTGACCAGACACCTGATGAGAATGATCAAGTAGTTGTCAAAATAACTGGCCACTTCTATGCTTGCCAG GTTGCCCAGAGGAAAATTCAGGAAATTCTGACTCAGGTAAAGCAGCACCAACAGCAGAAAGCTCTGCAGAGTGGACCACCTCAGTCAAGGCGGAAGTAA